The Acropora muricata isolate sample 2 chromosome 4, ASM3666990v1, whole genome shotgun sequence genome contains the following window.
gcctcttgtgccacttttttgttcttaccacattttgacgtcatctgtgatctattactgaacagatgcacggcaacatggaatctatttgttaaattgaaaACACTTGGCAATTACGAAGTATTTcaataaaacaagaagaaatagTTTCCAAGAAATTAGGACATGCAGGAATGGACATACACAGTTTGCATATTCGTTTCATTCAGATGGATGGTGTGTAAACAAAAACGTACAGTAGTTTATgtgatattccatggtataagCTGAAAGTGTTCAAAATATTTTGCAATGTGCCATCAAAATATAGTTATTTGTACAGAGGACCCTAAAATCGAAGCCTTTTCTGTAACATTTCATTTGTGAGTATTAATGTACTGGCAATTTCCAGCAAGGGGTTAGAAAGGGGGTAGTAGAAATACTATAACTTCCTTTTTGCTGGGCAAACTGGAACAAGCTCCAGACAATTTTATTGGCCTTAGTGTCTCATATGCAGCTTTATCTTCCAgacttctgattggctatatgGTCATTTAATTCAGGTAAATTACCTGTTAGTTTGAGGGAGATTACCATGCTATTACAGTACCTTTTGTCTCTTGGTTATCATAGAACAGAGAAGAGCCTGGGTAGAGGGATCTCTAGTATGAGCCAGGCAGCCAGGTGCTACAGTCTGGGGAGTAGTACTGGAACAGAGGTTACATAAgataacaacaataaagaaCCAAATAATATTGAAAACACAAGCATCCAGCATTTAGTCTCACTTTTCTTGGCTTTCCAAGGATGTCACTACTGCCAAGTTGGTGTCCATAGACACTGAGacacggcagccatgtttgtgTCAGGGAATAATGGCAGGTACACTCAGGGAACCAGATTCTTGTCTTATGCCAAAGTTTTTTGGTCCTTgttcaaaaaaataaatgaccactGATTGCGCATGTGTGTGAAAACCCTGAATCCAGAAGTTTTGGTCTTCAAAAAGACAAGGCTGACTTTGCAATGGCAATATACAAAATAATGTCATTGTTCTGCATAATTTCTTATTTGGGTTTATAGACCATAAATGGCcaccaataaattattttccacCCTTATCTCAATCTTCCCTTCAAGTCTCACAAgcatgaacaaaattcaaaagaatctCTGCTTGAAATTGATGACAGAAACGAAGATACAAAGTACAAAGACAAATGGACAATTTATTGCCCATACTGAGTGTTACTGTCTAATTGAGTAGAAAACTTAACCAAGATTAACTTCATTTTTAGCAGCATTACTTCTTCTGGTACTGTACCcttttatacttttttttcaaaaaggtaCTGTAGCATACCTGCCATGGGAACAGAGAGGGGACATGTCCACTGCTACATCACTATTGTGTTGAGTTAACCGGGGCAACAGCTGAATGATTCTGTCAGCAAGAGTGTCACAAGAGTGCCCAGATGGACCCACTAGATCTAGCGTCCTGTCAATCAGAATCAGAGATCCACGGCTCTTTGCACTCTGCAAGAAATAGAGCCAGCAAGCCTTAGTTACATGTTACATGCAAAAAGGAAGCATGCAACAAGAATGATTTAAGTGtgtttatattatttttgtatATCCTAATAAGGGTAATGGAGCAACCCTCTATAATCAGCCAAATCCAGATAGAAGAACTTAAATCATGTTTCATAATTGTGTTTCAAAAATATCCTTTTGCTGTCTTGTGtccctatttttgtttttgtgttggtGTCCCTAATCCTAGAATTGAAACTTTTATTGGATGTATGTCAGGTTCTATCCACACCCTGATTTACCTTTCTCCTCATTCTTGCTGCTGGTAGGTTTGCTAGTTCTGTGGCGATAACCTTGCTGAGATAGCCAACACCATAACAATCTTCATTCACCTCTAACAGCTCAAACAAATTGTTCAGACCAAATGCAAACATCTGAAAAGTGCAACAAGGTCCAAGGCAAAGagcaaaaatttaatattactttGAACTGTGAAAAAGTTTTCCTAGCAAATGATCCTTGCAGTAAAGCATTGATAGTGCATTCAAGTCCTCAGGTCAAactcataataatattatttcacaTCTTCATTGTTTAGGTGGAGGGCTGAGCTCACATTTTTGTCCTAGATGACTCAATGACATAGGAGTGCGTAGAGTAATAGTGGTGTATGATGATGGCTTCAAGTTCTGATAGAATCATTTCTGAGCTTTCATGCATATTAAACTGTTCCCATGCAGTTCTACTTGATTAACTGGAATAATATGCTTGGAGAAAAGATTTAAGGTTTCTAACTAAGACCAGCAATTTGGGAGTAAATGGAAATGCTTCATTGTAAGGCAGCATGTGAAACAGCAATTAACTTGAAAATGTTGAAGTTAATTTCCATTACACTTATTTTGCTTTCTGCCAAGTACTAAGTTGACTTTATAATAAAGAAGTGATCTAAAGCATGCAGAGAAAGTGTGATAAAAATCAACTGAAATTCATCCCACCACAAAAACCCTTTCCTTGATTCATTTGAGCACATTTTCTGCGGAAACTTCAAGTCGTAGGGTAACTCATTACCGCATGCTTTAAGATGTACAGTGAGAGTATATCAGACTGTAGTAAGGAAATAATTCATCAAAACACTCACTTTAATTTTCAGTTGCAAATTATGAGGTAGTGAAGGCATATCAAAATCATTGAGGTTATCAAACACTCTCTTGTCACCCTAGAAAATCACAAGGTAAATTTAGttaagaaacaaactaaatTATTGTGACAAGACATCAATGACATTAGaataatatataaaattatttgaaattttcatcattatcatcactcAACCTTTATCACAAACATACAATGCCTCGAAGAAACTTTTGCAGTCTCGGAACATCTGAAGGCAGTAACGGAAAGAATGTTGAGAATACAGGAGCAATGAAGAGGCCACGACACACCACAGCAGGGAATAATGGCAGGTAGTGAACATCCACAGTAGCATACTgaattgaaaaatattttaaagaaaataaaaaaataataaaaattattaatacatGTTGTACCCTTAAAATCAAAATAGTGAGTAATGAAAACATTataccaattaattgtgtcaaataacaaaatgcaagaaacttAATAATTCAACAGTTGCAAAAGCACTGttaaaatctaaggaaaacatatctgaataaaagtcattaaacaaattaatttagtccataatttgtttttaatattattgttttgggagcagggatggtgtagtggtgagagctctcgccttccaccaatttGACCTGGGATTTGATTCTCTGACTCGACGTTatcatgtgggttgagtttgttgttggttctcttctctgctgcgcgaggtttttctccgggtattTCGGTTTTCACCTCTCCTAAAACCCACCagttctaaattccaattcgatctggaATACTTGCATGTTTGTTATGTGAGCCTTTGGCTCGGGAGATTGGGTAACCACTCCTCACGTTGCTGAACttcaataaattaattattatcattaattattattattatttaatctgcacctgtcaatcttCTCATGCAAGAAATGTTTCTTAATTTTGATTGGATAGGATGGGCTAGGTAGTTAATGTTTATTGGCTGACGGTATAAAGGGCATAATCTTATTGGCTCCTTagctgtccgattacaaacatttgtagttggacaggtcaaatcggacagtttggacctgaaacagccaattaagccataaataagggctgctaacaaccaatcatattcaagcattttgttattgacacaataggccatttttgAATTTACCATTGGCCTCTTCTtaaaagcgagtcttggtgttaatcctttcatatgaaaatcagttttcattcacatgcaaatgaaaacttaaATTTTCACATGAAAGGATGTGCACCAGGACtctgaaaaagaggccaaaggtaatttggaaatggcctattattatcattacaatTCAGAGCTAGAACAAATATTGTACAAGGTAAAGTTTGTCCTCAACCAcgaatgataacaataatattattaaactaAACTAGAAGACCAAAATAAACTTACCAATAGCTGAATCTGGTCCCAGCAGTTTGAGGCCGACAATAATTAAGCTAATACTGAGATACTGAAAACTTAACATTTTTTTGTATAAAggtgtttttcaattttctttagcATAAAAGTCTTGACCTTAATGAAGTCACTTTCAATAGTAAAAATTTCAAGGTTACATGctgttttgattggcttttaAACAAATAGGACCTGACATGTGACAAGCCCAAACTTCAAGGATCATCACTTTCCTTATCACAGATGAGGAAGCAGAGTTGCAAAGGATTAAAATAGCATGAAAAAAGAATCAACATTTTACATCGAGAACTATTAttccttgtattttttttgtagaCTGGCTTACCATATTTCCCATCCATTCCCTAAGTTTCTGAGACAGCTCTCCAAATGGTGATGCATCTGAAACCTCTGTACGTTTAGCAAAGCTGTGAACACTTTCTGGAACTGTGCAGAGAACTGTACAGTGTTGAAAATCACTGGCTTGTACAAGTGACTGGATCAATCCCAGAGTTTCACTTTGCAGCAGAGTGCCAACAATAAAGACAGCCTTTGTCTCTGATTCATTTCCTCCCTAACAATCGAATTTAGGAAAATAAAGGCATGGACTGAAACTTGATTACTTGACAGCCAGGCACAGAAGCAGCTGTGTGGCTTCAAGGTATCTATCTTAATAGGCTACTTTCTTCTGACGTTCCATTTCATTGACTTCTAAATAGGGAAGATTTTTCTGCAGTCACAATGTATAAAAAGGTGGACATGGGTTGGATGAAATACATTCATAAAAGGTTATTGGAAAGGCATTTTATTGAAACGAAAACACATGATTGATGAAGTGAGCCAACCCCAATTCAGCCTGTTGCACTCGTATATTATTAATTGATGCAAACAGTGACTTGGTATGATGCTGTCCCTATGACTTTGgaaatgttggaaaaaaaaaaagaaaccatgcAAAATAGGAAGAATGCCACTGAAAATTAAGAAGGCTGGAAGTTTGGTAACCTGTAATAATTAAACTAATCAGTATTTCCTTTATATGATGGGGGCATAGAATAGTAAATCCGGGATTTTCCGAGACTGCGTCAGCCCCTTGTTTAAAATTCCGAGACCAAATTATAAAAGTTCAAGACTTCGAGACTGAGCCCGAAATTCCAAGACTCTTGTTTACAATGCCCAGATTTTGAGACTGGGCTGATATTTTCCAAGATGCATCACTTTCTCatagaccattctataccccttaTGATAGACAGTTATCTTGTCACTATATGGTTCCCCATATTACAAACTTAGGCCAAACTTACTCTGCTTTAACAACCCTCCAAGTTGCGACCACTTTAGTCACCATAGTGACTAGAATTTTGGTGCTGGCGACTTACTTGAAACTGAAGTCGCCAGCCTGGCGACTAAAATCAATGTCATAAAATTccggacagaaaaaaaattgctctgaGCGTTATGAATTCACTTGAGAGAAATTGAGATTAAGATAAAATGAAAGTTCAACCGTTTGATTCCAAGAACCAATGATCGGCAGTATGagaactaattaaaattaaatgaataacaaaaaaataagaactGGCCTTAATATCTAAAGAAAAATTGTATACGTCTTGTACCCTAAGTATTTAAGGGAATGCTTCTCTAAAGAGATACGTCTTAAGTGCTTTCTTAAAAGATGGTAAAAATAATGAACTTCTAATATTAATATAAATGGTAGATTATTCCATAGTTTTGGAGCGGCGACTTGAAATCCGCGGTCTCCAAGAGTCGTACATATGTATTAGCAGCACCAATTAGTTGCTGCTGTCTGTATGGCAGAATTTGTGTCatcttaattatttattattactttagatataattatttattaccttcattattattaattaactaaataactaatttgcatattttggcgactaaaatttttcactggcaaccaaaaaaaagtattcagtGGCCAAATGGCCACTAAGGAAAAATGTTAACTTGGAGGGTTGTTTAATCAATCAAttttacaacaacaaaaaaagtcatagatgatgataatacaactAGAAGGCTGGGCCACCATACCACATGCAATTAAATGAATGAGAGGTTTGGAAAAACGAGATTAATTTACAATAGATTAATAATAGGCCCTTTTATGATTTAAAACAAAAGTATAAACAACTATTGCTTCCTCTTGATTATGAAGCGACTCATTAGGGCTCTTATTTCGCTGGTCGCAATTAAAGCACATTATTGTGCGCACACAAATTAAGCTCAAAGAAAAGGATTCACACATATGGTAATTGAATTCTGAGttaataaacaaattttttcGGAAAAATGTTCTTTAATATATTATTCACTCACTCTGCTCGAAGAGATGTCGTAGACATTTAGCGCCCCTGCTTCAAATAATTCCTGGAGATTTCCACACCAGTGTACCCATTCAGCCGTACGAGAATCAAGATAAACCACAGCATTGTTAACCACAGTCAAGAGTTTTTGCCAGATCGATGATATTCCACGTTCTAATGCACTTTTAGCCGCCATGTTATTCTAACCCAGTCTCTTACGCGATCTCTGCCACGCGCGATAATATAACTGCACTTCCCTTCGCTATTTTCGACCTTTTGGGAATTTGTCCTTCTCTATTAGAAGTCCGAACCTTAGAAGGTTTTAGAGTCGACATATGATACTTATGCCATGATCAGTCCTGTATTGCATTTTCGACCCTTTTTTAATACTTGCTATGTTTTTTAGATCCAGCAATTCGTTGTGGGTTGTACTTTTTtacttgtattgttttttgttgtcgGTCATATACTTCTTCTCGATGATTAGAACACAATACAAAGGAAATATTTTATCTGTCTTAGCCTGGAATCCAATATCTAAAATTGTTCAAAGGTGTTTATTGAATCTTCAAAATCTCTCCCCCACCCCCGGGCTAACCTtgggcatttgactattttctgtgccCGGAAAGTGGGGAATTTGATGGGTAAGGTCTTCCCCccggggtggggaatttgactttCGTCTGGGTGGAGTGCGAGAAATTGAATCGCAAGTGTTAAGTTTCGAAAAACTTTTTTGCAGGGGCCGAAGTCGCTAACGgctataaacacgtgtttggacgagACTTTTTAGCAACCGAACTGTCAAGGGAGTTTTGGCTGCGTTTGTCATACTACACTACAGAGTGAAAAAATATGATAAGTTTtcagaccccccccccccctttcatTGTAAAAGCGGTAGGTTTTTGTTAGAGATAATCAACCAACactgaacaatttaaaatacataCAGTAGTAAACGCTCTAGGCTCTGTTGGTGATATGTATACAGTTGCCTCCGTGAACAACCTCTTCCGTGTTTCGGACTTAGAGCAGCTTACACTTACTTATTGACATTGTCCGAAGAGTGTGGCATGTTCAAGTTTCGAGTGACCGTTTCGACATATTTCGAGTATGGTGTAGAGTCACTTCGCTTTTCTCAGAGAAGGATATACTTGACAAAgtagaaaacttgaaattacaAATAGAAATCTTAATTCTGGAAGCAAAATCCAAATACAAGAttagtgtttctgcaagagcgcattcGTAATAATCAAATCTGTATCGTACAAGAGCACACTTAAAGGTACCGCAtagaggaaataactagaacactGATatgcgtatatatatatacatagaaATACACATAAGGAATCGAGTGGAatgaatgaaagggatctgtcacacgTGGTCTAAGGGCCAAGATTCCTCTCTCTCACTGCCTGAGAACAGGCGTCTGAAATTTGGCTCACAAAAAATATCACTGGGCCGAAATCCCAGGGAACATCGCTTGGTACGGCGTATTCAGTTtgagcatgcgcagtttccTATAACTGAGTTTTTCATCGTTTGCGTTGGAAAAGTATCCGCTTAGGTTCAAGTAAACTCAAACAAACTACGTATGTGGTTTAAATATTTGGTTTtgtgaaacgagttgataaaggttgaattaccaccgtgaaagatttagaaagctgacatttggagctttagcctttcgtcagagcgaaggctAATTCAAGCTTTAGCAACTGGTTGGATAcagccaaatttttgtttcactccctcaccgacgcagtacctcagtttctttagaacgACTTTCAGTTTAATGAACTTGCTAGGAATGATGGCTGTTTTGTAGACCCTAGAATCCGTTGTGGATTGCACTTTCGAAATTCTTCCCTGCAGGAGGTCCACCCAGGAGCTTCCATCTCCCCCATTAGGTCTGTACACCAGCGTAAGAGAACACCGAGCTATTTTTGTGCGCAAAAACACAAAGGGGATATGTTCATCGGTTTacggtcgtttcgatacaagtagattcgatacaaattgaagtcgtttcgagacatcatcgaagtcgattcgatacatgtagaaagtcgattcgattGAACTCAatcttaacccctcagtgtccgaggggttccccattgacgagtaaaatcgcctggcgttagacagtgtcatgagtgcgcttacggacactgaggggttaaggcCCGTAGCAGAGGTAGAGGCAAGGGGAGGCTCGAGTTCccccccagaaattttcagatttgaattaaattccgctacaaaagtggaattttgcttcttgctactaaaatggacagctgtcaacGGAAGCTACaatttccaagtattgtcgatcatacTAAGATTATGTGCTGTTGCTGTTCTTTGCAATTTGGgattgtgtaaaggaacgaaatcgtatttttgctctgccaaaaacgaccaactgctttaaaataaatggatcgaaatgcaccaatgacaatctctgaacttggcctcttggacttcttttctttctaagaggtccgccagtgtaaaatgtATTACTGTACTAGAGTAAACCTTGGGCTTTTCTGCGATTATATTGAAAGTCgtacaatgtcttcacaagagccgccgagaaagaaatccaaacgagaaaacggactattttgtttgtacagtgaatgcacatgcgtggatgtcatgtattttgtgccagtatgcaccaacgcgtaccatatggaaaacacaagacttataatggtTCTGCagcataaataagagtgtttctgcaagagcgcatgcgtaagagctaaatatgcaccaccgcaagacacacttgaacgtaccacatg
Protein-coding sequences here:
- the LOC136914042 gene encoding sec1 family domain-containing protein 2-like produces the protein MAAKSALERGISSIWQKLLTVVNNAVVYLDSRTAEWVHWCGNLQELFEAGALNVYDISSSRGGNESETKAVFIVGTLLQSETLGLIQSLVQASDFQHCTVLCTVPESVHSFAKRTEVSDASPFGELSQKLREWMGNMYATVDVHYLPLFPAVVCRGLFIAPVFSTFFPLLPSDVPRLQKFLRGIGDKRVFDNLNDFDMPSLPHNLQLKIKMFAFGLNNLFELLEVNEDCYGVGYLSKVIATELANLPAARMRRKSAKSRGSLILIDRTLDLVGPSGHSCDTLADRIIQLLPRLTQHNSDVAVDMSPLCSHGSTTPQTVAPGCLAHTRDPSTQALLCSMITKRQKETMVDLSRQLKEALNKESLLQTSKDVQSKVTAEQLKMMTEHFRGQPKCMKKHSALLQLVRAAIMALTSENISHMDELQALEKGLILHVSEHGPQSSLSQVMKTFQADKQQKFVNIEDILLTLIYLYSLTGQECYNSPIEEEQMISMMINSILSGELKCSSESFLGSDILEKTVRSRISDAFEKVRGVNLARAELQMFRDVFQHGTALKQAQYRPLVKQIVDGIFNPESPELPDVEFKSHGLKDFIKTGFSLFMNVSKPRPNNHPLLVLFVVGGITCSEVYQIREALAAYHPKTQVLIGSTRLLKANDLFNQIFLQDNLFPALH